One Schistosoma mansoni, WGS project CABG00000000 data, supercontig 0129, strain Puerto Rico, whole genome shotgun sequence genomic window carries:
- a CDS encoding glutamine synthetase bacteria, putative yields MVFTQFVASIFDILVLPITRVLTNSEFTEIGIITKEVEIKDKRLHIRSEFNKFVLEPENEVDLSDEVKVFIKDVEKYDFIRLSLPDINGIHLSKLLPTRFAKKLAMGQVEIYSGSIAFGPRFEMVSIPEVVEKKHINSVLKPDFSTLHPCHWISQKNYPHPQKDNKMVLNAEEGGKYSFCSVLCDVYWPNNQPVYAYPRFVAQRLIKELEDKYNLRLYSAFEPEFRAFVKGSYETSCLEPKSEDVTQFIDLKKPIPWTNFRDMYRTSLLSVYENYFADIDYNMQLAGIDIQDYSNEDGEGQLECPLIPTWGLSAADNYFILKQAVKEIGSKHGMEISFMTTPLLDSSSSGCHYNHSLWYANNNRNAFYDDKDPDRLSTLARHWIGGILEHLPAMLAISCPTVNCYRRLHKHLAPSCVNWDFHDRYISIRVKNLNEKQTYIENRIPSSASCSYHVLAATIAAGLDGLERQIYPPPSGLKLENDKTGVCKVLPNTIQQALRSLTDDKILVNKLGADFVDWYIQVKKNGDLSSLGHLNIHDNTEETLAYERYEYFNFM; encoded by the exons ATAAGATCAGAGTTTAACAAATTTGTTCTGGAACCAGAAAATGAAGTGGATTTATCAGATGAAGTGAAAGTATTCATTAAAGACGTCGAGAAATATGACTTCATTAGACTAAGTCTTCCTGATATAAACGGAATCCATCTGAGTAAGTTGCTTCCTACACGTTTTGCCAAGAAGTTGGCGATGGGTCAGGTAGAAATTTATTCAGGGTCCATAGCATTTGGACCAAGATTTGAA ATGGTCAGCATCCCAGAAGTGGTTGAAAAGAAACATATTAACAGTGTTTTGAAGCCAGATTTTTCGACTCTACACCCATGTCATTGGATTTCACAAAAGAATTATCCTCACCCACAAAAGGACAATAAAATGGTTTTGAACGCAGAAGAAGGTGgtaaatattcattttgttcTGTTTTATGCGATGTATACTGGCCTAATAACCAGCCTGTGTATGCCTACCCAAGATTTGTTGCTCAGAGGCTTATCAAAGAGCTGGAGGATAAATATAATCTACGGTTATATTCAGCTTTTGAACCGGAGTTTAGAGCTTTTGTAAAGGGAAGTTATGAAACATCGTGTTTAGAACCAAAGTCGGAAGATGTGACCCAATTTATTGACCTTAAAAAACCAATCCCTTGGACAAATTTTAGAGACATGTACAGAACAAGTTTACTGTCCGTTTATGAAAACTATTTTGCGGATATTGATTACAATATGCAGCTAGCAGGGATCGATATACAAGATTACAGTAATGAAGATGGTGAAGGACAGTTGGAATGTCCTTTAATACCAACATGGGGATTGTCCGCTGCagataattattttatattgaaacAGGCTGTAAAAGAAATTGGAAGTAAACACGGGATGGAAATTTCGTTTATGACTACACCATTACTGGATTCCAGCTCTAGTGGGTGTCATTATAATCATTCTCTGTGGTATGCTAATAATAATCGCAATGCATTTTACGACGATAAAG ATCCTGATCGATTATCTACTCTAGCTCGTCACTGGATTGGAGGCATCTTGGAACATTTGCCAGCTATGTTAGCTATTTCTTGTCCAACAGTAAACTGCTATAGAAGACTCCATAAACATCTTGCTCCCTCCTGTGTGAATTGGGATTTTCACGATAGGTATATATCAATTCGTGTAAAAAACTTAAATGAGAAACAGACATACATAGAAAATCGTATACCATCCTCTGCATCTTGTTCTTACCATGTGCTTGCTGCCACAATAGCAGCTGGACTGGATGGCTTGGAACGTCAGATATACCCTCCACCTTCAGGTTTGAAACTAGAAAATGATAAAACTGGTGTCTGTAAAGTACTTCCCAATACAATTCAACAGGCTCTACGTAGTCTCACGGATGACAAGATACTTGTGAACAAGTTGGGAGCAGATTTTGTCGATTGGTATATTCAAGTAAAGAAGAATGGAGATTTGTCATCTCTTGGTCATTTGAATATACATGATAATACTGAAGAAACACTGGCTTATGAAAGATATGAATATTTCAATTTTATGTGA